Genomic window (Planococcus sp. MSAK28401):
AAGCTAATGCATTCGACAAAGAATCCTCCATATTCCGCAAATATATCGAAACTCCCCAATTAAATAATTGCATCTACATTAGCTTTGCTTGATAAAATGTTAAGTTTAGTATACATTATGTTATATAAACCTAACATTTTTATAGAAAGGATGAAGCGGATGCTAAAAAACCGGGTGAAAGAGCTGCGGGCGCGATATGGCTTTACGCAAAGCGAGCTGGGCAAGCAAGTGGATGTGACGCGGCAGACCATTGCGTTTATCGAGAAAGGCGAATTTTCACCGTCAATTACATTGTCTTTGAAGCTCGCTAAGGTTTTGCAAGTGGAAGTAGGCGACTTATTTTGGTTGGAGGAGGAATAAAGATGAAACAAGATTTCCGCATGACATACCCGCTTTGGAATATGGCATTTATCTTGATACTGGCCGTGATGGCGGTCGGATTCACTTCAAGCTTCGTCAATGTCACCAAGACGGAGGCGAGCCTGAGCATCGAAGCGCAGGCATTGGAAGGGTTTTTGACCTTCGCTGCGCTGATTGCCTATTTGGTGTTGATCACCATCTATCTGTTTGCATTGCAATCCTATAACCGGAAAAATCCAGACAAGAAAATTTCTCCATTTTCAATGCGCCCTCCTGAATACATGGAACAAGACGAGGGCATGACGTTCATCACAAGAAAAGCTGTACAGAAAGTGTATACCTTCATTACCTGGACATTGCCGTTCTTCGCGTTGATTGTAATGCTTTTCCCGATTCCAAGACTCTTTATCGTCTGGGGAATTCTTGCGGTCGCATTTGGCCAGAACCTAATTTACTATATGGAGATGCGCAGGCATCTGAAGGAGGCGGCTGAATGATATATGAATACGCATTAATTTTCCTCGGGGCGGCGATTCCGTGGTTTGAAATCGCACTCGTCATCCCGCTTGGCATTGTCTGGGGCTTGTCGCCGGTATGGGTCATGATCACGGCCTTCGTCGGCAATATGCTGACGGTGATGCTGCTCATTATCGGCTTCGACAAATTCCGCATCTGGTACGACAAGCGCCAGCAAGCGAAAGGCAAGGAGCCGTCGAAGAAAAACGAACGCGCGGTG
Coding sequences:
- a CDS encoding small multi-drug export protein, whose translation is MIYEYALIFLGAAIPWFEIALVIPLGIVWGLSPVWVMITAFVGNMLTVMLLIIGFDKFRIWYDKRQQAKGKEPSKKNERAVRIWNKYGLPGLSLLGPILIGTHIAAFIGMTLGATKRNTTVWMIISIGIWTLAFGILTALGFDFFTA
- a CDS encoding helix-turn-helix transcriptional regulator; translated protein: MLKNRVKELRARYGFTQSELGKQVDVTRQTIAFIEKGEFSPSITLSLKLAKVLQVEVGDLFWLEEE